The nucleotide window GCGAAAATCGCCCTTGAACAGGCTGGTTCAAAAGCGGAGGGAGCGGCGCTTGCATCTGATGCGTTCTTCCCGATGGATGACACTGTCGAAGCGGCGGCAAAAGCAGGGATCACCGCCATCATTCAGCCGGGTGGATCAGTCCGTGACGAGGATTCAATTAAAAAGGCGGATGAATACGGTATTGCGATGGTATTTACCGGAGTAAGACATTTCAGGCATTAATTTTGTGTGAATTGACAGGATGCAGGTCAGAAAAAAGCAGTTCTGAAATTAACGGGGGTGCGTGTTATGAAGGTTCTGGTGGTTGGCAAAGGCGGCCGGGAGCATGCGATTTGCAAGAAGGTCAGTGAGAGTCCGCTGGTTACAGAGGTTTTAGTGGCCCCGGGCAATCCGGGTATGGAGGATTGCGCGAAATTGGTCTCGATAAATGAAATGGATACAGAGGGTCTTGTTTCATTTGCGAAGGAGCAGCAAATCGGGCTGACAATCATCGGTCCGGAGGTTCCCTTGTTGGAAGGGCTGGCTGATATTTTCATTGAAGAGGGACTCAAAGTTTTTGGTCCCCGAAAAGCAGCAGCGATCATCGAGGGCAGCAAATCGTTTGCAAAGGACTTGATGAAAAAGTACGGCATTCCTACTGCTGCTTACGAGACATTCACGGACTATGCCGAGGCAAGGGATTATCTTGCGAAGGTAGGAGCTCCGATTGTCATCAAAGCGGACGGACTGGCAGCGGGAAAAGGCGTCGTTGTCGCGATGACGATGCAGCAAGCGGAACAGGCGCTGCAGGAAATGTTGCTAGACGGCAAATTTGGCGAAGCCTCCGCAAGCGTGGTCATGGAGCAATTTTTACCTGGGGAAGAGTTTTCGCTGATGGCGTTCGTGAACGGAGAAACTGTGATCCCGCTTGAAATCGCCCAGGACCATAAGCGTGCATTCGATGGCGACAAGGGGCCTAACACCGGCGGGATGGGAGCGTACTCCCCGGTGCCGCATATCAAAAAGGATTCGATCGAAGAAGCAGTGCAGAAAATCCTCATTCCTGCAGCAATCGCAATGGAAATGGAAGGCCGGAGCTTTACAGGTATTCTGTATGCCGGGCTGATAGAGACGGCAGAAGGTCCAAAAGTGATTGAATTCAATGCAAGATTCGGCGACCCGGAAACACAGGTGATCCTGCCGAGGATGAAATCGGATTTGGTCGAGGTGATCCTCGAACTGCTTGAAGGGCGCAAACCTGAAATTGAATGGCATAAGGAAGCGATGGTCGGCGTAGTGGTCGCGGCCAATGGCTATCCGGAGGAGTATGGAAAAGGGGCTGAACTCAAAGGCATTGAGAGCATGTCAGATGTTTTCCATGCAGGCACGGCGAAAAACGTCCAGGGTAAGTTCGTGACAAACGGCGGCAGGGTGCTGCTTGTCGGTGCAAAAGCGGACTCGCTAAAGGAAGCGCAGCAAAAAGTATATGCTGAGCTCGAAAAGCTGGACTGCCCGGAAACCTTTTATCGCAAGGATATCGGCAGCAGAGCTATCGGGCACGTCTCTTGCTAGAACCCTTAATATAGACAAGAAGCAGGGCAATGATGCTTCCGATCAGTGCAATCCAGACGAAGCTGACGTCCATGATATATTCCCAGAACATTGAATCATCTCCTTTTTGGAAGCCCCCGGGTCTGGGGGCTTTATTTTATTGTATAGGAAATTATAAAAGCATTTTTGTGTGGATAACTGAATATGGGTGTCTTAATCCAGCTCCAGCGCCTAGCCCCTCGAGACGCTTCGGTCCTGCCAATGAAGTCAAAGAACGACTTCACTGTCAGGCCCTCCAGCGCTTGTCGGGGCTGAACAAGGCGCTTGCGCTTTTTGTTCTTGCTTTGAACCATACAACAGTCAACTAGGGTTATACTGGATCCATCCTTCAGAGTCCTCATCCTCAGAATTCTTTTGCTCCATCATGTCCTGGCCTTTTTCATAGGCAGCAGTGAGCGGACAGTAGCGGACAATTCCTTCCCCGACTTTCATCGCGCCAAGCATCGCAATGAAAAGGTAGGAATCCTTCCAAGGACGCTTCACCATTTTGGAAGTCGACCATGCCAGGATCGTCAGCCCCGCCGTAATTCTCACAAGTGCATTGATGATACCGATATTCGGACGTACCTTCATTTTCCATCGCTCCTTTATACAGCTATTTACAATAAATTTGAAATTCTTTAATGCGTTAAACAGTGAAATATGTTACGATAGTACAATAATGTAAGGGCTTTCTTTTTGGTAAAGAATTTGAATTTAAATATAAGGCTCTGTTCAATCCGCATCTTGTCTAATCACCCTGTTGATTGTAGTGGAAGGCGCGTAGACTCCTCGGAAAATGCTGACGCAATTTCCTCGTGCGTGGGTCAATTCGCAGAAGCATTTCAGTGTCCTGCGGGATCAGCCGGGAGGTGAGACCCCGCAGGAGCTTGCGACGAGGAGGCTCAGCGCCGGCCCCGCGGAAAGCGAAGCGCCTGGAACGAAAATCAACAGCCAAGTATAACAGAGCCTAACATAGAGAAAAGGGGAACATGGTATGGAACAACGTTATCGATGGAAAAACAAACAATTGCGCAACCATGCTGCTGTTTTGGACGGCACCCTTTCACCGACGATCTTATTG belongs to Mesobacillus sp. AQ2 and includes:
- the purD gene encoding phosphoribosylamine--glycine ligase: MKVLVVGKGGREHAICKKVSESPLVTEVLVAPGNPGMEDCAKLVSINEMDTEGLVSFAKEQQIGLTIIGPEVPLLEGLADIFIEEGLKVFGPRKAAAIIEGSKSFAKDLMKKYGIPTAAYETFTDYAEARDYLAKVGAPIVIKADGLAAGKGVVVAMTMQQAEQALQEMLLDGKFGEASASVVMEQFLPGEEFSLMAFVNGETVIPLEIAQDHKRAFDGDKGPNTGGMGAYSPVPHIKKDSIEEAVQKILIPAAIAMEMEGRSFTGILYAGLIETAEGPKVIEFNARFGDPETQVILPRMKSDLVEVILELLEGRKPEIEWHKEAMVGVVVAANGYPEEYGKGAELKGIESMSDVFHAGTAKNVQGKFVTNGGRVLLVGAKADSLKEAQQKVYAELEKLDCPETFYRKDIGSRAIGHVSC
- a CDS encoding EYxxD motif small membrane protein: MFWEYIMDVSFVWIALIGSIIALLLVYIKGSSKRRAR
- a CDS encoding DUF2892 domain-containing protein, giving the protein MKVRPNIGIINALVRITAGLTILAWSTSKMVKRPWKDSYLFIAMLGAMKVGEGIVRYCPLTAAYEKGQDMMEQKNSEDEDSEGWIQYNPS